TTCTTACTGTCGTACTCTCTTTCATTTCTTTCGCTCAAACAGATGCCGAAATGAAAGCATACATGGATTACCTGACACCCGGACCAATGCACAAACATCTTGCTGAAAGTGTCGGGAACTGGGATTACACCCTGAAAACCTGGGGTGATCCCGCTGCCCAGCCCACAGTTGACAAAGGGACTTCAAAAGGTGAAATGATCCTCGGCGGAAGATATTTTCAAATGACCCACGAAGGAACCGCCTGGGGAATGCCCTTCAATGCCATCCAGCTTATTGGGTTCGATAATGCTAAACAGGAGTTCCTGGGTTTCTGGATCGACAACATGGGGACTGGGTTTTCTGTTTCATCGGGCAAAATGGACTTTAGCAAACCGTATCTTGAGATGTTTGGCACCTTCGTCGATCCCCTCACAAAAAAGGATGTGAAATTCAGATCAGTACTGAAGAGCGCTGACATCGACCACTTCTCAATCCAAATGCACATCGAAAAAGACGGCAAGGAAATGCTTTTCTGGGAAACGGGCTACAGCAGAAGAAAATAATGGACCACCACTTCGCTGAAATGTCAAAAGAAGAACTTGTCAAAAGAGTTGAAGAACTCGAATTCAAACTCCGCAAATTTGAAAGTGAACAGGAATCCTTCCTCGAAGACAGATTGAGACTTGAGCTGGCAATCGATACAGTTGACATGGCGTGGTGGAGTATGGATGTGGTTACGGGGGCAGTCGAGTTTCACAAACGAAAAGCCGAAATGCTTGGTTATCCACCGGAAAAATTCAAGCATTATCAAGATTTTACCGATATGGTGCATCCCGATGATATTGAGAATGCGATGGAATCGATGCGGAACCACTTCAAGGGAATAGCCCGTACTTATGAAACCGGATACAGGATAAAAACTGCTCAGGGCGCCTGGAAATGGTTCTATGATATTGGAGCCATCGTAAAAAGAGATGAAAACGGCGCCCCCCTGAGAATTGTTGGCTTTGTAATTGACATGACAAAGCAAAAAGCCGCCGAAGAGGAGTTACAAAAAGCCAACAGAGACCTCCAAAGAACAAATGCCGAAAAAGACAGATTTTTCTCTATAATTGCTCACGATTTAAGGAGCCCGATTGCTACACTGATTCAAACCACCGAAATACTGAACGATGAGGATGAGGAACTGACAGAAGAAGAAACCGGAAAGCTGTTGAACAATCTGGGACACTCAGCCAAAAGTGCCTTTAAACTCCTCGAAAATCTCCTTGAGTGGGCAAGCATGAAGAGTGGCAGAATCAGTTTCGAACCCGTCCCGCTTCCATTAATAAATGTGGTTAACGATGCGGTTCGACTTCTTCACCATCAGGCAGATCTGAAACGCATCACCTTGAAAAACGGAGTTGACGCCAATTTGAGAGTGACCGCCGACAAAAACATGACGAGTCTCGTGATCAGAAACCTTATCGCCAACTCGATCAAATTCACACCTGAGGGAGGCAATGTCGAAATCTTTGCCGTCAGTCTTGAGGACGGGTTTGTCAGGGTTTCCGTAAAAGATACCGGAATCGGGATGCCCGGGGATATCATTGAGAATATGTTTAAAATCGACACCAAAGTCAGTCGCCCTGGCACAAACGGCGAACCGAGCACGGGATTAGGGTTGCTGCTTTGTCATGAATTTGTAGAAAAACATAACGGGGAGATATGGGCAGAATCAGAAGAAAATGTCGGAACCGTTTTCCATTTTACACTTCCGGCGGCAAAATAAGAGGATAGAAACATGGAAAGAACCACACATCGAAATTATTTATTTTTTTTGATTCTTTTCCTGTCCGTTTTTTCTTTCCTCACCGGTTGTTCCGAAAAGATTAGTGAGCCATCTGATCCACCATCAGTTCCCCCTTCAGTTGCCCCGACAAAAGAACAACTCGCAAAGAGCTCTTTTTTAGCATTCACCCAAAGACTGGAATCCATTCCTGAAGAAAAACGGGGAGAAGCCGTAAAAGAATTTCTGGCAGCGAATCCGCATTCCCCTGTTATTGAAGAGAGTGCTCTCGCATGTTTCTTTTGGTACGGGAAAGCTGACACTGTAATTATCAAGGGTGATATTCAACTCGCGTGGAGTTCACAGGATACTCTCACACCGGTAAAATGTGGAGATTCCACTCTCTTCTATAAAATCTGCGCTCTTCCTGCTGATGCACGCGTTGACTACCTCTATCTTGTTGATGGATTTGAAATAACCGATCCCCGGAATCCGGTTGTTACCCCCAGTGGCTTCAGCTCGCACTCCCAATGTGCAATGCCACTTTTTAAACCCGACACTGTCAGAAATTTCAGGCCTGATGTGAAGCATGGCAGACTGGACAGCATGAAATTCGGAGACGGGCAAACTGCAGCAGACAAACGAACAATAAAGATATACCTGCCTGCAGGATATGATACTCTCAAAGACCTCCCTTCACTCTACATAAATGATGGAATAAAAGCTCTACAATATTGCTCCTACAAAAACATTCTCGATAATCTGATAGTAGAAGAGAAAATTGCTCCCATGATTGCTGTTTTTATCGAGTTCAGAGAAGGTGATCAGGATTTTTATCTAAACAAAACAGATGAGTACACCTCCTTTATCTGTGAGAGTTTGATGCCTTTTATCGATAAGAAATACAAAACCTCCGCTTTACCCGAAAAAAGAGGAATCGCGGGAATCTCGGCAGGAGGGCACATTTCGCTTCTGATTGCGTTAAAAAGACCCGACAAATTTTTGCTCGCAGCCGGGCAGTCTTCCACTCTCACACCATTCTTCTTCGAGACTGTTGAACCGCTTACCGGTAAACAGCCGCAGACTGCCAAATGGAGGTTCTGGCTTGATGTTGGAAAATTCGATCTGCTCAGCGGAACATTTAATAATATGTCATTTCTCTCATCCAACAGGTTACTCGATAAAAAACTGACAGAAGCAAAAATTGAGCATAAATTTACCATTTTGAACGATGGCCACCAGTGGGCTAACTGGCGCGAACGAACTGATGATATTCTCATTTACTTTTTTGGAAGATGATTTTACATTGATCAGTCCCGTTTCCTGAAGAAATAAAGTTTATTATTTCGTTTCACCATGATTTGATTAATATTCTTTTATATTACCGCTTGCTCTTGTTACTTTTTATCAATTTGAAGATAGAGGCAAGCCATGGGACTTAATCCTCAAATCGCTGAACTTAAGATATCCATGAACGATTATTTCTCCACTATCATTTTGATCACGGAGATATTGTTCTCCGTTTGAAGTCTGAAAAAATAAACACCCGAGGGCAGCCCACTTGCATTGAAATCAATTCGATGACTCCCCGCAGAAATAATCCCATTGACAAGGGTTTTTATTTCCCTGCCAAGAATATCGTAAACCACCCCTCTTGTGAAACCTGTCTCAGGCAGCGAAAAATGAATTATGGTACCGGGGTTAAACGGGTTGGGGTAATTCTGCTTGAGTAAGAATTCTGCAGGCATAATCGTCTCATCAGCGATGTCTGAAACTGCTGATACAACGATCGTTCTCGAATAGAGCATGGAATCATTAACCACCACTTTTGCCCGATAGGAACCTGCATCAATGGAAGAAAGTCCGGTAAACAAGAGAGTTCTTGTCGTGGCTCCGGCTATGCTGTAACCATTTTTTGTCCACTGATACGATGTTCCTTCCAGGTCGGAGACGAATTCCACACCCCCCCTGAATGCAGAGTCAGTTGGCATCGAGATATATTGAAAATCCGCACCGTTATCCTCAAATAGAGTTCTGTAATTTTGCCATGATCCCCTGTTGATAGTGTAATCGCCCGAAATGTGCAGGGTTAATCCTCTTTGTGCGATATTAAATGAGCCTTCATTTATAAAGGAATTCGTAATGTATATCTCTGTATACTCAGGCTGACCAAGCACACGATCGTATATTGCTCCGCGATTAATCACATTTTCTGCGATTTTGAGACCCCAAATGCCCGTTCCATTTCCGTAAAGATTGTTAGCCCCGGTCAGTCTCAGATTCCTCAGAGTGGTATGTTGCGGATTGAAGGAAGAAGCTCCGCTCCAGCCAAACAAACCCGGTTCACCTTTAACG
The sequence above is a segment of the Bacteroidota bacterium genome. Coding sequences within it:
- a CDS encoding PAS domain-containing sensor histidine kinase, translated to MDHHFAEMSKEELVKRVEELEFKLRKFESEQESFLEDRLRLELAIDTVDMAWWSMDVVTGAVEFHKRKAEMLGYPPEKFKHYQDFTDMVHPDDIENAMESMRNHFKGIARTYETGYRIKTAQGAWKWFYDIGAIVKRDENGAPLRIVGFVIDMTKQKAAEEELQKANRDLQRTNAEKDRFFSIIAHDLRSPIATLIQTTEILNDEDEELTEEETGKLLNNLGHSAKSAFKLLENLLEWASMKSGRISFEPVPLPLINVVNDAVRLLHHQADLKRITLKNGVDANLRVTADKNMTSLVIRNLIANSIKFTPEGGNVEIFAVSLEDGFVRVSVKDTGIGMPGDIIENMFKIDTKVSRPGTNGEPSTGLGLLLCHEFVEKHNGEIWAESEENVGTVFHFTLPAAK
- a CDS encoding T9SS type A sorting domain-containing protein, giving the protein MKDRFFVLIIVLLTLQSNPSYGQSVTIADGGWHQATTWSNNQVPDTNTDVIIRHTVDIYNNGGCRNLVIDSSGLLFNGLIKVYGSLKNYGFFDAYRNASSYDGIQVRDSILNFGKLHTEILWLWGNREHVITSKDTIMIADMSSPDSLNPVKLAGTVIFKGGWILLHKARLSFSDTLTLVNTTIDGGIIDGSGAIVKGEPGLFGWSGASSFNPQHTTLRNLRLTGANNLYGNGTGIWGLKIAENVINRGAIYDRVLGQPEYTEIYITNSFINEGSFNIAQRGLTLHISGDYTINRGSWQNYRTLFEDNGADFQYISMPTDSAFRGGVEFVSDLEGTSYQWTKNGYSIAGATTRTLLFTGLSSIDAGSYRAKVVVNDSMLYSRTIVVSAVSDIADETIMPAEFLLKQNYPNPFNPGTIIHFSLPETGFTRGVVYDILGREIKTLVNGIISAGSHRIDFNASGLPSGVYFFRLQTENNISVIKMIVEK
- a CDS encoding DUF1579 domain-containing protein; translation: MKKTILFLTVVLSFISFAQTDAEMKAYMDYLTPGPMHKHLAESVGNWDYTLKTWGDPAAQPTVDKGTSKGEMILGGRYFQMTHEGTAWGMPFNAIQLIGFDNAKQEFLGFWIDNMGTGFSVSSGKMDFSKPYLEMFGTFVDPLTKKDVKFRSVLKSADIDHFSIQMHIEKDGKEMLFWETGYSRRK